The following nucleotide sequence is from Roseofilum capinflatum BLCC-M114.
AACGCAAGCGAGGGGTGGATTTACCCAAGTGTTGGGCATTACGAATACTCGTGAGGTGGCTTCTTAGGTTACAGCCCTTTGCGCTCTGGGTGACTTCGCCCTGTAACACCTGGTTTTACCCATTACCGCGCGTTTCATGTCCACGAAGCCCAAGACTGACGTTCTGTTACGTTGGACACGATTTGTTGACCCAGGGCTAGGGTAATGCTAAAGACTTTGTTAAAATGATAGAGATTCACAACGCCTTGGAGAATACCTATCGTCATGCCCAAACCCATTGTTATTGCCCCATCAATTCTATCTGCCGATTTTAGCCGCCTGGGAGAAGAGATTAAAGCTGTGGATGAAGCCGGTGCAGACTGGATTCATGTGGATGTTATGGATGGCCGGTTTGTCCCCAATATTACTATCGGCCCGTTAATCGTAGATGCCATTCGCCCGGTGACCAAAAAACCTCTGGATGTTCACTTGATGATTGTGGAACCCGAAAAGTATGTGGAGGGCTTTGCTAAGGCCGGTGCGGATATTATTTCGGTTCATGCTGAACATAATGCGTCTCCTCACTTACACCGGACTCTAGGACAAATCAGAGAGTTGGGCAAGCAAGCTGGAGTGGTGCTGAATCCTTCTACACCGTTAGAGTTGATTGAGTATGTCCTGGAATTGTGCGACTTGATTCTGATCATGAGTGTTAACCCTGGGTTTGGGGGACAAAGTTTTATTCCGGAAGTGGTTCCCAAAATTCGTAAGTTGCGTCAAATGTGCGACGATCGCGGACTCGATCCTTGGATTGAAGTTGATGGCGGCTTGAAGGGTAATAATACTTGGCAAGTCTTGGAAGCGGGAGCAAATGCTATTGTTGCTGGTTCTGCGGTATTCAAGGCTCCAAACTATGCTGAGGCGATT
It contains:
- the rpe gene encoding ribulose-phosphate 3-epimerase, which translates into the protein MPKPIVIAPSILSADFSRLGEEIKAVDEAGADWIHVDVMDGRFVPNITIGPLIVDAIRPVTKKPLDVHLMIVEPEKYVEGFAKAGADIISVHAEHNASPHLHRTLGQIRELGKQAGVVLNPSTPLELIEYVLELCDLILIMSVNPGFGGQSFIPEVVPKIRKLRQMCDDRGLDPWIEVDGGLKGNNTWQVLEAGANAIVAGSAVFKAPNYAEAISGIRNSKRPELVTA